From Fusarium fujikuroi IMI 58289 draft genome, chromosome FFUJ_chr07, a single genomic window includes:
- a CDS encoding related to beta-N-hexosaminidase, whose protein sequence is MLKEYPVAGILLASPLLAVAQDLIPPILEKADSFVEETWSVDSSSKVIYIDKKFASVSDKDGLTLIPPTAHEFATTFQDDLAKITGSNWTLKRVESLPTNVSGISLGSYTGESSDLTYENGKSTSEGYEIIINSNRVFIGGSGARGMWWGTRTFLQLLLAGNGSITSPLGRDAPAYPTRGYMLDAGRKWYSKDFLKELCSYASFFKMNEFHYHLSDNYPLNRGKNDSWRDVYSHFSLLPEDKSLRGILHGRENETLSKDDFAELQSHCASRGVTVIPEIEAPGHSLYLTKWKPELGLAKKDLLNLTHLDTLPTVQSIWKEFLPWFKTKEVHIGADEYDAELADDYITFVNKMSRFINSTSNKRSRIWGTHEPSKRNQTIDKSVIIQHWQYGQSDPVQLVKDDYDVINSEDWWAYTSLKNDHMPILPARYPQFFNESRVFNFADKEEWQWTPADFNPVNTSLQLKSDEKRLRGATLAAWNDNGPDATTQLEAYYSMRRGIALVGGRAWSGSRGPKLLEEMSDSSVDFYSPRAPDQNLDRVLSLGGNGTLISWTRSDGDGNEVRLGHGSKGMNYTLTLSITGPFTLSSPDNVLSLDKDGNMVATADGWEYPLRKVTKNDALDLDPGAPGRIWVNTSSTHKPVKLSIPTNITLVTDVLHGTVVFSNGEVVGRFEVFVYGGRNTQFSWSQMAFVAPLDKIEGGLERLKLAGSSNFTEAGGTGGKESADVPKGNDTVRCSVSLAITVGLVVGGLLLVSL, encoded by the coding sequence ATGTTGAAGGAATATCCGGTCGCAGGTATTCTGCTTGCTTCGCCTCTGCTGGCTGTAGCACAAGACCTCATTCCTCCGATTCTGGAAAAAGCTGATTCGTTTGTGGAAGAGACTTGGTCTGTTGATTCAAGTTCAAAGGTCATTTACATCGATAAGAAGTTTGCATCTGTGTCAGATAAAGATGGTCTGACTTTGATTCCGCCTACCGCCCATGAGTTCGCGACAACCTTTCAAGATGATCTTGCCAAGATCACAGGATCCAATTGGACGCTGAAGCGCGTCGAGTCGCTTCCTACCAATGTCAGTGGAATTTCACTCGGCTCCTACACTGGGGAGTCTTCTGATCTCACATACGAGAACGGAAAATCAACATCAGAAGGCTacgagatcatcatcaactccaatCGCGTATTCATCGGTGGATCAGGCGCTCGAGGAATGTGGTGGGGAACCAGAACctttcttcaactcctcctcgCTGGCAACGGATCGATCACGAGTCCTCTTGGCCGAGATGCCCCGGCCTATCCTACCAGAGGATACATGCTTGATGCAGGGAGAAAATGGTACTCAAAAGACTTTCTGAAAGAGCTGTGCAGCTATGCTTCgttcttcaagatgaatGAGTTTCACTATCATCTTAGTGATAACTATCCGCTGAACCGTGGCAAGAATGATAGTTGGAGGGATGTCTACTCTCACTTTTCGCTGTTGCCGGAGGATAAATCGCTACGGGGTATTCTTCATGGGCGCGAGAACGAGACGTTATCGAAAGATGATTTCGCAGAACTTCAGAGCCACTGCGCTTCCCGAGGAGTGACTGTCATTCCGGAGATTGAGGCACCGGGCCATTCTCTATACCTCACTAAGTGGAAACCGGAGCTTGGcctggccaagaaggatTTGCTCAACTTGACGCATCTTGACACCTTACCAACGGTACAGAGTATCTGGAAAGAGTTTCTCCCATGGTTCAAGACTAAAGAAGTCCATATTGGTGCTGATGAATATGACGCCGAACTTGCCGATGACTACATCACCTTCGTCAACAAAATGAGCCGTTTCATAAACTCCACGTCCAACAAGAGAAGTCGAATCTGGGGTACTCACGAACCATCGAAACGAAACCAAACCATCGATAAAAGTGTCATCATACAGCACTGGCAGTACGGCCAATCCGACCCTGTACAACTCGTCAAAGATGACTACGATGTCATCAACTCAGAAGACTGGTGGGCCTACACAAGTCTAAAAAATGACCACATGCCTATCCTCCCAGCGCGCTACCCGCAGTTCTTTAACGAGAGTCGTGTTTTCAACTTTGCGGATAAGGAGGAGTGGCAGTGGACGCCTGCTGATTTCAACCCTGTGAATACGAGTCTCCAGCTGAAGAGcgatgagaagaggttgaggggTGCGACGTTGGCTGCTTGGAATGATAACGGCCCTGATGCGACTACTCAACTTGAGGCGTATTACTCCATGAGGAGGGGTATTGCGTTGGTAGGAGGGAGGGCGTGGAGTGGAAGTCGAGGACCGAAGTTGCTGGAGGAGATGAGTGATAGCAGTGTTGACTTTTACTCTCCGCGGGCTCCAGATCAGAATCTGGATAGGGTGCTTTCTCTCGGGGGTAATGGTACCTTGATATCGTGGACTCGTTCAGATGGTGATGGAAATGAAGTTCGCCTTGGTCATGGGAGCAAGGGGATGAACTACACCCTCACACTCTCCATCACAGGCCCGTTCACCCTCTCCAGTCCCGATAATGTCCTTTCTCTCGATAAGGATGGAAATATGGTCGCCACCGCTGATGGATGGGAATACCCCCTTCGCAAAGTCACTAAAAACGACGCACTCGATCTTGACCCTGGAGCTCCAGGTCGTATCTGGGTCAACACTTCATCCACGCACAAGCCTGTCAAACTCTCTATCCCAACCAACATCACTCTGGTGACGGACGTCCTGCATGGAACGGTTGTGTTCAGCAATGGTGAAGTGGTAGGAAGATTTGAGGTCTTTGTGTATGGCGGGAGGAATACGCAGTTTAGTTGGAGTCAGATGGCGTTTGTTGCGCCGCTGGATAAGATTGAGGGCGGTTTGGAACGTTTGAAACTGGCTGGATCTTCTAACTTTACGGAAGCAGGTGGAACGGGTGGGAAAGAGAGTGCTGATGTTCCGAAGGGGAATGACACTGTTCGGTGTTCCGTTTCTTTGGCGATCACGGTAGGGTTAGTCGTGGGAGGCTTGTTACTCGTATCCTTGTGA
- a CDS encoding alphaN-acetylglucosamine GNT1-like protein — translation MSSKRHRFVFIAVLTSLFFFYLQSQTGQRRSSWLSHAEKDVDWSRFAYTQYVTNSEYLCNSLMFFEALKRHESRPDRVMMVPESMLEPEMVNSSDAYLLNKARDEYNVKLVPITIQTNWAGDATWADSYTKLLAFNQTNYDRVLSIDSDSLLLQAMDELFFLPDAPVAMPRAYWISPEKILSSQLMLIQPSETEFSRIMEKVQSVKSGEYDMEIVNQLYGDSALIFPHRRYDLLSGEFRNDNHAHYLGSELETWDPAAAYSEAKLIHFSDWPLPKPWKLMPEEDRLAAQPNCTQTAIGEEDCTARIIWNSLYTDFRAKRKVCATSLVIPFPPAYSNYLGNM, via the exons ATGTCATCGAAGCGCCATCGTTTTGTTTTCATCGCAGTTCTCACTTCactctttttcttctatcttCAAAGCCAAACAGGCCAaagaagatcatcatggCTATCACATGCCGAAAAAGACGTTGACTGGTCGCGTTTCGCGTATACGCAATATGTCACGAACAGCGAGTATTTGTGTAACTCACTTATGTTCTTCGAAGCCCTGAAGCGTCACGAAAGTCGACCTGATCGTGTTATGATGGTTCCTGAAAGCATGCTTGAGCCAGAGATGGTCAACTCGAGTGATGCTTATCTGTTAAACAAAGCGCGCGATGAGTATAACGTCAAGCTTGTTCCGATTACCATTCAGACCAACTGGGCAGGTGACG CTACCTGGGCAGACTCATACACCAAGCTTCTAGCATTTAATCAGACGAATTACGATCGTGTTCTGTCCATCGACTCAGATTCTCTCCTGCTACAGGCAATGGACGAACTGTTCTTTCTACCAGATGCGCCCGTGGCTATGCCTCGAGCATATTGGATATCCCCTGAGAAGATCCTCTCATCACAACTCATGCTTATCCAGCCCTCGGAGACAGAATTCTCCCGAATCATGGAAAAAGTACAGTCAGTAAAGTCTGGTGAGTATGATATGGAAATTGTCAACCAGCTATACGGCGATAGCGCCTTGATCTTTCCCCATCGCCGCTACGACCTCCTCAGTGGAGAGTTCCGCAACGACAACCATGCTCACTACCTTGGTTCAGAGCTTGAAACCTGGGACCCTGCTGCGGCGTATAGCGAAGCTAAGCTAATACACTTTTCGGATTGGCCGTTGCCAAAGCCTTGGAAGCTTATGCCTGAGGAAGATAGACTTGCAGCACAACCAAATTGTACACAAACAGCAATCGGGGAGGAGGACTGTACAGCAAGAATAATTTGGAACTCGCTGTATACTGACTTTAGAGCAAAGAGAAAGGTTTGTGCCACTTCATTAGTTATCCCTTTTCCACCTGCTTATTCGAATTATCTAGGAAATATGTGA
- a CDS encoding related to integral membrane protein PTH11, which yields MPQIEDRPSFIIESWTLYVFGTLILFSRFAVRFKTVGWRGLQGDGFFSVLVLIFYAVDAFTVHLIYYLGTNIEAGVAAKSRTLTQDEIHEYETGSKLELAAWYAYTALIWSLKGTMLCFFSIMTIGTWHHMFLKSVSILCAASYLAVFLTITFGCFPTQKNWQVVPDPGEKCSFKMQNFLVTTVLNVLKLVIGLLLSSGAFVIAAAIIRVVLTLSANPSALTINAWGVRETIVGILTVNIPILRPIFSKHFWNGNAPNEITSSYRTTTHGTRGGNRTLTQDISSPYELTPSINDGSKPSIRGSQDSIVSKTVRMADIVLSKSYQVSHDVNTYDGRSWYGDQNGASKATVHAESPV from the exons ATGCCTCAGATTGAAGATAGGCCGTCG TTCATTATTGAGTCGTGGACGCTTTATGTCTTCGGCACGCTTATCCTCTTCTCGCGCTTCGCAGTTCGTTTCAAGACTGTTGGGTGGAGGGGTCTACAAGGCGATGGTTTCTTTTCTGTGCTTGTTCTCATATTCTACGCTGTCGATGCATTTACGGTGCATCTCATCT ACTATCTCGGCACCAACATCGAAGCTGGCGTCGCAGCCAAGTCACGCA CCCTGACCCAGGATGAGATCCACGAATACGAAACGGGTTCTAAACTCGAACTCGCAGCTTGGTACGCATACACGGCACTCATCTGGTCTCTAAAGGGAACAATGCTATGCTTCTTTTCGATAATGACGATTGGAACGTGGCATCATATGTTTCTCAAGTCTGTGTCGATCCTGTGCGCTGCGTCTTACCTTGCTGTCTTCCTCACA ATTACGTTTGGGTGTTTTCCCACTCAGAAGAACTGGCA GGTTGTGCCTGATCCTGGAG AGAAATGCTCCTTCAAAATGCAGAACTTTCTCGTAACAACAGTCCTCAACGTCCT AAAACTCGTTATCGGCCTCCTTCTCTCCTCAGGAGCATTCGTAATTGCAGCAGCCATAATCCGTGTCGTCCTTACACTCTCTGCAAATCCATCTGCACTGACCATCAACGCATGGGGCGTTCGCGAAACCATCGTTGGAATCCTCACCGTCAACATTCCCATTCTGAGaccgatcttctcaaagcaCTTTTGGAATGGTAATGCTCCGAACGAGATTACTTCGTCTTATCGGACGACGACGCACGGGACAAGGGGTGGTAATAGAACGCTTACGCAGGATATTTCGAGCCCGTATGAGCTTACGCCAAGTATTAACGATGGATCGAAACCGAGCATTCGGGGAAGTCAGGACTCGATCGTTTCAAAGACTGTGAGGATGGCTGATATCGTTTTGTCCAAGTCGTATCAGGTCAGTCATGATGTGAATACTTATGATGGGAGGTCATGGTATGGGGACCAAAATGGAGCTTCCAAAGCGACTGTGCATGCAGAATCTCCAGTTTAG
- a CDS encoding related to pisatin demethylase / cytochrome P450 monooxygenase, with product MSLLTYLTKPSWAFPILAIVAIVLHCINRLFIKPHFSPLKHLPSPKQGPLLFRLIHEPKVSEIETWMDTLPHQGLIRYMGVFNQERIYVASPEAAQELLSSNAYKTIKPELQWILANNIAGHGLLIQEGDQHKQARKRFNPVFSPAQMKKWLPTIWNLAVDAVDLLPQHIKRESFAPHGVAGIIELVSAASIDIIGRFGFSTEFQTLRTVTSGQSTKGSPDPKVRFGKAYIEMFKTTKRGQTTLRAASLIGPQIALKLPLRAVKTIDSIMALVRATAEDITTDHKQNMEKYVGSPDKDMLTLLMQTGHFSHQDLVEQTVHFFAAATETVAGSTCWAIHLLSRHPDIQDRARAEIREHVASPRSDVSQSQLHSLKYLNAVTNEVLRYHSINTLLWREPTQDITLAGERIPKGTKIVFSPWALNRDPAHWGPDARVFNPSRWLDNPSGGADHAYSFLTFGGGPRRCVGEQYARDQLLCFVASLVGRYKFTPIDLQNGSDEGREIGDDFALTLFKILSGWKLNVELVPGW from the coding sequence ATGTCTCTGTTAACATATCTCACCAAACCCTCATGGGCGTTCCCCATCCTCGCAATTGTAGCTATAGTACTACACTGCATCAACCGCCTCTTTATCAAACCCCATTTTAGCCCCCTCAAACATCTCCCCTCCCCAAAACAAGGCCCCCTTCTATTCCGTCTCATACACGAGCCCAAAGTTTCCGAGATAGAAACATGGATGGATACCCTCCCGCACCAGGGACTCATCAGGTACATGGGAGTCTTCAACCAGGAGCGCATCTACGTCGCCTCCCCTGAAGCAGCGCAGGAGTTGCTGTCCTCGAATGCTTACAAGACTATCAAGCCTGAGCTTCAGTGGATTCTGGCAAATAACATCGCTGGCCACGGGTTGCTTATCCAGGAGGGTGATCAGCACAAACAAGCTCGCAAGAGGTTTAATCCCGTGTTTAGTCCTGCTCAGATGAAGAAGTGGTTGCCTACTATCTGGAACTTGGCTGTCGACGCTGTTGATCTACTCCCGCAACACATAAAGAGGGAATCATTCGCTCCACATGGCGTTGCAGGAATCATCGAGCTTGTCTCTGCAGCAAGTATCGACATCATCGGTCGCTTCGGCTTCAGCACTGAATTCCAGACCCTGCGGACAGTCACATCGGGTCAGAGCACCAAAGGCTCTCCAGATCCAAAGGTTCGCTTTGGCAAAGCCTACATCGAGATGTTCAAAACCACGAAGCGGGGCCAGACTACCCTTCGTGCTGCGTCCCTCATCGGACCTCAGATCGCGCTGAAGCTGCCTCTGCGAGCGGTCAAGACAATAGATAGTATCATGGCTCTGGTTCGTGCCACGGCAGAGGATATAACGACAGACCACAAGCAGAATATGGAGAAATATGTGGGAAGCCCAGATAAGGATATGCTCACCCTGCTGATGCAGACTGGACACTTCTCGCATCAGGATCTGGTTGAGCAGACTGTTCActtctttgctgctgcgacaGAGACCGTGGCTGGTTCTACATGTTGGGCCATCCACCTGCTCTCCCGACACCCTGATATCCAAGACCGTGCGCGAGCGGAGATCAGGGAGCATGTAGCCTCGCCTCGATCTGATGTTAGCCAGTCTCAACTACACAGCCTGAAATATCTCAACGCTGTTACAAACGAGGTCCTGCGATACCACTCTATCAACACGCTACTCTGGCGCGAACCAACACAAGACATCACTCTTGCAGGAGAGCGAATCCCTAAAGGTACAAAGATTGTCTTTTCACCGTGGGCGCTGAACCGTGACCCTGCACACTGGGGACCTGATGCGCGAGTATTCAATCCATCGCGATGGCTGGATAATCCTAGCGGTGGAGCGGACCACGCGTACTCGTTTCTGACGTTTGGGGGTGGTCCGCGTCGTTGTGTTGGTGAGCAATATGCTAGAGACCAACTGTTGTGTTTTGTTGCTAGTCTTGTTGGAAGGTATAAGTTTACCCCTATTGACTTGCAGAATGGGTCGGATGAGGGGAGGGAGATTGGTGATGACTTTGCGTTGACGTTGTTCAAGATCCTTTCGGGGTGGAAGTTGAATGTTGAGTTGGTTCCTGGGTGGTGA